In a single window of the Frondihabitans peucedani genome:
- a CDS encoding sugar phosphate isomerase/epimerase: MTTVPPSVQLYTVRSAIAEDLPGALARLAEIGFTRVEPWGFVERVDEYAEQLEALGLTAPSAHANLLGRDLDAVFSAAKRLGVETVIDPHIDETRWVTREDVESIARELGEIADRAAEHDLRVGYHNHAFELENRIGGVPALEVFADALPESVVLEVDTYWVEVGGVDAPELLARLGDRVQLLHVKDGPKTKDDTEQVAVGRGSMPIRDILRAAPQALPVVELDDHAGDVFTALRDSLRFLEGVRV, encoded by the coding sequence GTGACAACCGTCCCGCCTTCGGTTCAGCTCTACACGGTCCGGTCGGCCATCGCCGAAGACCTTCCGGGCGCTCTCGCCCGCCTGGCCGAGATCGGCTTCACCCGGGTCGAGCCCTGGGGCTTCGTCGAGCGCGTCGACGAGTACGCCGAGCAGCTCGAGGCCCTGGGCCTCACCGCTCCGAGCGCTCACGCCAACCTCCTCGGCCGAGACCTCGACGCCGTCTTCTCGGCCGCGAAGCGCCTCGGCGTCGAGACCGTGATCGACCCGCACATCGACGAGACCCGGTGGGTCACTCGCGAGGACGTCGAGTCGATCGCCCGAGAGCTCGGCGAGATCGCCGACCGCGCCGCCGAGCACGACCTCCGCGTCGGCTACCACAATCACGCCTTCGAGCTGGAGAACAGGATCGGCGGCGTCCCCGCGCTCGAGGTCTTCGCCGATGCGCTGCCCGAGAGCGTCGTCCTCGAGGTCGACACCTACTGGGTCGAGGTCGGCGGCGTCGACGCCCCCGAGCTCCTGGCCCGCCTGGGGGACCGCGTGCAGCTCCTCCACGTCAAGGACGGGCCGAAGACGAAGGACGACACGGAGCAGGTCGCCGTCGGCCGCGGGTCCATGCCGATCCGCGACATCCTGCGGGCCGCCCCTCAGGCTCTTCCCGTCGTCGAGCTCGACGATCACGCGGGCGACGTCTTCACAGCCCTCCGCGACAGCCTCCGCTTCCTGGAAGGCGTTCGCGTCTGA
- a CDS encoding ROK family transcriptional regulator, producing MSDAMRTSVLGTTGAGDLFQLLRDGRPRTRAELAALTGLARSTIGLRLDSLTELGLVGPVADAVSTGGRPPSRVALRPSSRVVLAADLGASHAHVAITDLMGQELTSHREKLEIGLGPEHVLGWMVEHADELLERLGKTRSDVIAAGIGLPGPVEFSTGRPVNPPIMPGWDAFDVPGWVRQHIDIPVFVDNDVNIMALGERQHSWPNAEHLFFLKVATGIGSGIISGGQLQRGAQGIAGDIGHIPVARGAGIACRCGNTGCLEAIASGPAIAAGLRREGHDVDGGADVIELVRQGDIDAVRAVRQAGRDIGEVLTTCVSLINPSVIAIGGSMAQAGEHLIAGVREVVYSRSMPLATEHLTIAQSRAGENSAILGASMLAIHYALSPSGLDTLAAAY from the coding sequence ATGTCAGACGCGATGCGCACGTCTGTCCTCGGGACGACGGGGGCGGGCGACCTGTTCCAGCTCCTGCGCGACGGGCGGCCCCGCACGCGAGCGGAGCTCGCAGCCCTGACCGGCCTCGCGCGCTCGACCATCGGGCTCCGCCTCGACTCCCTCACCGAGCTCGGCCTCGTCGGCCCCGTGGCCGACGCGGTCTCGACCGGCGGCCGACCGCCGTCCCGGGTCGCCCTGCGTCCGTCGTCGCGGGTCGTCCTCGCCGCCGACCTCGGTGCCAGCCACGCCCACGTGGCCATCACCGACCTCATGGGCCAGGAGCTCACCAGTCACCGCGAGAAGCTCGAGATCGGCCTGGGGCCCGAACACGTCCTCGGCTGGATGGTCGAGCACGCCGACGAGCTGCTGGAGCGTCTCGGCAAGACCCGGAGCGACGTCATCGCCGCAGGGATCGGCCTGCCCGGCCCGGTGGAGTTCTCGACCGGCCGACCGGTCAACCCGCCGATCATGCCCGGCTGGGACGCCTTCGACGTGCCGGGCTGGGTCAGGCAGCACATCGACATCCCCGTCTTCGTCGACAACGACGTCAACATCATGGCCCTCGGCGAGCGGCAGCACTCGTGGCCGAACGCCGAGCACCTCTTCTTCCTCAAGGTCGCCACCGGCATCGGGTCCGGCATCATCTCCGGCGGGCAGCTGCAGCGCGGCGCCCAGGGCATCGCCGGCGACATCGGCCACATCCCGGTCGCCCGCGGAGCCGGCATCGCCTGCCGCTGCGGCAACACCGGCTGCCTCGAGGCCATCGCCTCCGGCCCGGCCATCGCAGCCGGTCTCCGACGGGAGGGCCACGACGTCGACGGGGGCGCCGACGTCATCGAGCTGGTGCGCCAGGGCGACATCGACGCCGTCCGGGCGGTGCGCCAGGCGGGGCGCGACATCGGCGAGGTCCTCACCACGTGCGTCAGCCTGATCAACCCGTCCGTCATCGCGATCGGCGGGTCGATGGCGCAGGCCGGAGAGCACCTGATCGCGGGGGTCCGCGAGGTCGTATACTCGCGCTCGATGCCCCTGGCGACCGAGCACCTCACCATCGCGCAGTCTCGCGCGGGCGAGAACTCCGCGATCCTGGGCGCCAGCATGCTGGCCATCCACTACGCCCTGTCGCCCTCCGGGCTCGACACGCTCGCCGCCGCCTACTGA
- the rplK gene encoding 50S ribosomal protein L11 gives MAPKKKVTGLIKLQINAGAANPAPPIGPALGQHGVNIMEFCKAYNAATESQRGNVVPVEITVYEDRSFTFILKTPPAAELIKKAAGLAKGSSTPHTVKVGKLTMEQVREIATTKQADLNANDIDAAAKIIAGTARSMGITVDA, from the coding sequence ATGGCACCGAAAAAGAAGGTCACGGGTCTGATCAAGCTTCAGATCAACGCCGGCGCCGCGAACCCCGCCCCGCCCATCGGCCCGGCCCTGGGTCAGCACGGCGTGAACATCATGGAGTTCTGCAAGGCGTACAACGCCGCGACCGAGTCGCAGCGCGGCAACGTCGTCCCCGTCGAGATCACCGTCTACGAAGACCGTTCGTTCACGTTCATCCTCAAGACGCCCCCGGCGGCCGAGCTGATCAAGAAGGCCGCCGGTCTCGCCAAGGGCTCCTCGACCCCGCACACCGTCAAGGTGGGCAAGCTCACGATGGAGCAGGTCCGCGAGATCGCCACCACCAAGCAGGCCGACCTCAACGCCAACGACATCGACGCCGCGGCGAAGATCATCGCCGGCACCGCCCGCTCCATGGGCATCACCGTCGACGCGTAG
- the rplA gene encoding 50S ribosomal protein L1, with protein sequence MAQKSKAYRAAAEKIEAGKFYSTSEAVAVARETGSKKFDSTVEVALKLGVDPRKADQMVRGTVILPHGTGKTARVIVFATGAAAEAAIAAGADEVGGDELIEKVAGGYTSFDSAVSTPELMGKVGRLGKVLGPRGLMPNPKTGTVTPNVAQAVNDIKGGKIEFRVDKHANVHFVIGKAGFTEEQLNANLDTALDEVTRLKPSSSKGRYITKGTVSTTFGPGIPLDVNAL encoded by the coding sequence ATGGCTCAGAAGTCAAAGGCGTACCGCGCCGCTGCCGAGAAGATCGAGGCAGGTAAGTTCTACAGCACCAGCGAGGCCGTCGCCGTCGCTCGTGAGACCGGATCCAAGAAGTTCGACTCGACCGTCGAGGTCGCGCTGAAGCTGGGCGTCGACCCGCGCAAGGCCGACCAGATGGTGCGCGGCACCGTCATTCTGCCGCACGGCACGGGCAAGACCGCCCGCGTCATCGTGTTCGCGACCGGTGCCGCGGCCGAGGCCGCCATCGCCGCGGGCGCCGACGAGGTCGGTGGCGACGAGCTCATCGAGAAGGTCGCCGGCGGCTACACCTCCTTCGACTCCGCGGTCTCGACCCCGGAGCTCATGGGCAAGGTCGGCCGTCTGGGCAAGGTCCTCGGCCCGCGCGGCCTCATGCCGAACCCCAAGACCGGCACCGTCACCCCGAACGTCGCTCAGGCCGTGAACGACATCAAGGGCGGCAAGATCGAGTTCCGTGTCGACAAGCACGCCAACGTGCACTTCGTCATCGGCAAGGCCGGCTTCACCGAGGAGCAGCTCAACGCCAACCTCGACACCGCGCTCGACGAGGTCACGCGCCTCAAGCCGTCCTCCTCGAAGGGCCGCTACATCACCAAGGGCACCGTCTCGACCACCTTCGGTCCTGGCATCCCGCTCGACGTCAACGCGCTCTAG
- the secE gene encoding preprotein translocase subunit SecE, which yields MARKDVDVPSEDVVAIARADGAARRGRFARIALFLRQVISELKKVVTPTRKELVSYTLVVLVFVVIMMALVFGLDTLFGFLVQYVFGNGVNAS from the coding sequence GTGGCGAGAAAAGACGTGGACGTTCCCAGCGAGGACGTCGTCGCGATCGCGAGAGCCGACGGAGCAGCCCGCCGAGGCCGCTTCGCGCGCATCGCGCTCTTCCTGCGCCAGGTCATCAGCGAACTGAAGAAGGTCGTCACCCCGACCCGCAAAGAGCTGGTGAGCTACACGCTCGTCGTCCTCGTCTTCGTCGTGATCATGATGGCTCTCGTGTTCGGACTCGACACGCTGTTCGGCTTCCTGGTCCAGTACGTCTTCGGCAACGGAGTCAACGCGAGCTAG
- a CDS encoding pyridoxal phosphate-dependent aminotransferase, protein MNSTDQSVRLPRLSARIAAIAESATLKVDAKAKALQAEGRHVISYAAGEPNFATPEHIVEAAVVAARDPRNHRYTPAAGLPDLREAIAQKTLRDSGTRVDASQVIVTNGGKQAVYQSFAAVVDEGDEVILPTPYWTTYPEAVKLAGGVPVEVFAGADQGYLVTVEQLEAARTDRTKVLLFVSPSNPTGAVYSEEQTRAIGEWALEHGIWVITDEIYQNLVYDGVKAVSITEVVPELADTAILVNGVAKTYAMTGWRVGWMIAPADVTKAASNLQSHLSSNVSNISQRAALAALTGSQDSVEAMRQAFDTRRKTIVSELNRIDGVVTPTPEGAFYVYPDVTGLLGREWGGVTPTTSLELADLILEQTEVATVPGEAFGPSGYLRLSYALADDALLEGVQRLQRLFA, encoded by the coding sequence GTGAACAGCACCGACCAGAGCGTCCGACTCCCCCGTCTCTCCGCGCGCATCGCAGCGATCGCCGAATCGGCGACGCTCAAGGTCGATGCCAAGGCCAAGGCCCTGCAGGCCGAGGGGCGCCACGTCATCAGCTACGCCGCCGGCGAGCCGAACTTCGCCACGCCCGAGCACATCGTGGAGGCCGCCGTCGTGGCCGCCCGCGACCCCAGGAACCACCGCTACACGCCCGCCGCCGGGCTCCCCGACCTCCGCGAGGCGATCGCACAGAAGACGCTCCGCGACAGCGGCACGCGCGTCGACGCCTCGCAGGTCATCGTGACGAACGGGGGCAAGCAGGCCGTCTACCAGTCGTTCGCCGCCGTCGTCGACGAGGGCGACGAGGTGATCCTGCCGACCCCCTACTGGACCACCTACCCCGAGGCCGTCAAGCTCGCCGGCGGCGTGCCCGTCGAGGTCTTCGCCGGAGCCGACCAGGGCTACCTGGTCACGGTCGAGCAGCTCGAGGCCGCCCGCACCGACCGCACCAAGGTGCTTCTGTTCGTCTCGCCCTCGAACCCCACCGGCGCCGTCTACTCCGAGGAGCAGACCCGCGCGATCGGCGAGTGGGCCCTCGAGCACGGCATCTGGGTGATCACCGACGAGATCTACCAGAACCTCGTCTACGACGGGGTGAAGGCCGTCTCGATCACGGAGGTCGTCCCGGAGCTCGCAGACACGGCGATCCTGGTCAACGGCGTCGCCAAGACGTACGCCATGACCGGCTGGCGCGTCGGGTGGATGATCGCGCCCGCCGACGTCACGAAGGCGGCCTCGAACCTTCAGTCGCACCTGTCGTCGAACGTGTCGAACATCTCGCAGCGCGCGGCCCTCGCGGCCCTCACCGGGTCGCAGGACTCCGTCGAGGCGATGCGGCAGGCCTTCGACACGCGCCGCAAGACCATCGTCTCCGAGCTGAACAGGATCGACGGCGTCGTCACGCCGACGCCGGAGGGCGCCTTCTACGTCTACCCCGACGTCACCGGCCTCCTCGGCCGCGAGTGGGGCGGCGTCACTCCGACGACGTCGCTCGAGCTCGCCGACCTCATCCTGGAGCAGACCGAGGTCGCGACGGTGCCCGGCGAGGCGTTCGGCCCCTCGGGCTACCTGCGCCTCTCGTACGCGCTGGCCGACGACGCCCTGCTCGAGGGCGTGCAGCGGCTGCAGCGCCTCTTCGCCTAG
- a CDS encoding ABC transporter substrate-binding protein: MPNNISSSAFSRRAFLGGAAGVSAVALLAACTSGGGGSGSSSKTLKFWNMPWGGTTFNPLDKKITLAYKPAKGLPSATYQQIQWANFTQQFASAVASNTGPAVSSGGGTQAFQFASQGKIAYADDLLDSWKKNGIYDDFLPGLVDTMKTDKGYAAVPYNLDMRVMWYSKSLLEKAGADVPTDWQSYIKACAALKKIGVYGYGTGSGAGDFTGVQIIVGHMINNGGGLFDENQKPNVVTPENIEAVDFVLEMVKKGYSDPASATYTSDNVQSQWKAKKFGMGGDTAGLAANLGGEFASDVAVLSPLKSDSGKKGALYFPNNIMMYTNTPSQKASEAFLTYYYKNMAPLWTKNTGIGLPPLKSIAETSEFKANANAVKVINEWQPISKTWAAPGTNSLFLGVTKVDGTPAMTTFAQSVLGGNVTAKAALTTLQNALKAS, encoded by the coding sequence ATGCCAAACAACATCTCGAGCTCCGCTTTCTCGCGTCGCGCATTCCTCGGCGGAGCAGCGGGAGTCTCGGCTGTCGCCCTCCTGGCCGCCTGCACCTCCGGCGGGGGCGGCTCGGGGAGCAGCTCCAAGACGCTCAAGTTCTGGAACATGCCCTGGGGCGGAACGACGTTCAACCCGCTCGACAAGAAGATCACGCTGGCCTACAAGCCCGCCAAGGGTCTCCCGTCGGCCACCTACCAGCAGATCCAGTGGGCCAACTTCACGCAGCAGTTCGCCTCGGCGGTCGCCTCGAACACCGGCCCCGCCGTGTCGTCCGGTGGTGGCACGCAGGCCTTCCAGTTCGCCTCGCAGGGCAAGATCGCCTACGCGGACGACCTGCTGGACTCCTGGAAGAAGAACGGCATCTACGACGACTTCCTCCCCGGCCTCGTCGACACGATGAAGACCGACAAGGGCTACGCCGCCGTCCCGTACAACCTCGACATGCGCGTCATGTGGTACAGCAAGTCGCTCCTCGAGAAGGCCGGCGCCGACGTCCCCACCGACTGGCAGTCCTACATCAAGGCCTGCGCCGCGCTCAAGAAGATCGGCGTCTACGGCTACGGCACCGGCTCCGGTGCGGGTGACTTCACCGGCGTCCAGATCATCGTCGGCCACATGATCAACAACGGCGGCGGCCTCTTCGACGAGAACCAGAAGCCCAACGTCGTCACGCCCGAGAACATCGAGGCCGTCGACTTCGTGCTCGAGATGGTGAAGAAGGGCTACTCCGACCCCGCGTCGGCGACCTACACCAGCGACAACGTGCAGAGCCAGTGGAAGGCCAAGAAGTTCGGCATGGGCGGCGACACCGCCGGCCTCGCAGCCAACCTCGGTGGCGAGTTCGCCAGCGACGTCGCCGTCCTGAGCCCGCTCAAGAGCGACTCCGGCAAGAAGGGCGCGCTGTACTTCCCGAACAACATCATGATGTACACGAACACCCCCTCGCAGAAGGCGAGCGAGGCGTTCCTCACGTACTACTACAAGAACATGGCACCGCTGTGGACGAAGAACACCGGCATCGGTCTTCCTCCCCTCAAGTCGATCGCCGAGACCTCCGAGTTCAAGGCGAACGCGAACGCGGTCAAGGTCATCAACGAGTGGCAGCCGATCTCGAAGACCTGGGCCGCCCCCGGCACCAACTCGCTGTTCCTCGGAGTCACCAAGGTCGACGGCACGCCCGCGATGACGACCTTCGCCCAGTCGGTCCTCGGTGGCAACGTCACCGCCAAGGCCGCCCTCACGACCCTGCAGAACGCCCTCAAGGCGTCCTGA
- a CDS encoding sugar ABC transporter permease, with protein sequence MSASSVAENLRRARRGVGVSGSGSGAPRPVRKTKRFTPRTWTLLAFALPSLVLLLLINLYPVIYAFIQSLHNGTLLDAGPFVGLQNYLDILTQPSFWAAARFTVVFTVVGVFGSWIVGLLLALLLRTHIPGNTVFKVLLLLPWIVPVVVSSMSWNWLVATPQSPFPVIAAHLGLGNVLFLANPFLAQVVVCIFKVWISFPFMMMMMSSALASVDTNVYEAAKVDGSSGFKTFRYITMPMIARTTFVSWILMTIFCVNDFPTIFLLTGGGPVNATQSLVVLAYLTVFQNFQTGPGIAIAFLMTLVLVIISVVLYRQIRKVNIE encoded by the coding sequence ATGTCGGCCAGTAGCGTCGCAGAAAATCTCAGGCGTGCCAGGCGCGGAGTCGGTGTGTCCGGCTCCGGGTCTGGCGCGCCCCGCCCCGTCCGCAAGACGAAACGATTCACACCGAGAACCTGGACGCTGCTGGCCTTCGCTCTGCCCTCGCTGGTCCTCCTGCTGCTGATCAACCTCTACCCGGTGATCTACGCGTTCATCCAGTCGCTCCACAACGGGACGCTGCTGGACGCCGGGCCCTTCGTGGGGCTGCAGAACTACCTCGACATCCTCACGCAGCCGAGCTTCTGGGCGGCAGCGCGGTTCACGGTGGTCTTCACCGTGGTCGGGGTCTTCGGGTCGTGGATCGTGGGGCTCCTCCTGGCGCTCCTGCTCCGCACCCACATCCCCGGCAACACCGTGTTCAAGGTGCTCCTGCTCCTGCCCTGGATCGTGCCGGTGGTCGTGTCGTCGATGTCGTGGAACTGGCTGGTGGCCACCCCCCAGTCGCCGTTCCCCGTCATCGCGGCCCACCTCGGCCTCGGCAACGTCCTGTTCCTGGCGAACCCGTTCCTCGCTCAGGTCGTGGTGTGCATCTTCAAGGTGTGGATCTCGTTCCCGTTCATGATGATGATGATGTCGTCGGCGCTCGCGTCGGTCGACACCAACGTCTACGAGGCGGCCAAGGTCGACGGCTCCAGCGGCTTCAAGACCTTCCGCTACATCACGATGCCGATGATCGCCCGCACGACGTTCGTCTCCTGGATCCTGATGACGATCTTCTGCGTGAACGACTTCCCGACGATCTTCCTCCTGACCGGCGGCGGGCCGGTCAACGCGACCCAGTCCCTGGTCGTCCTGGCGTACCTCACGGTCTTCCAGAACTTCCAGACCGGGCCTGGAATCGCCATCGCGTTCCTGATGACGCTCGTGCTCGTCATCATCTCCGTGGTGCTGTACCGCCAGATCCGAAAGGTGAACATCGAATGA
- the nusG gene encoding transcription termination/antitermination protein NusG: MPKNERDDIDLATAAEQSSEVEEAQEGSTQTADELSVDSAEHDAIGIETEEAPGDVVDLDELLDSLDEAEDEQADAVVDDALTIDSVDEAEAAVEATEDEAEEDAAEHQAEGDAVAAFDAVTDIEAAETDAPEGDVSEGAADEAADDEAADDEAEVDPYEAFRYELRGKPGKWYVIHSYAGFERRVKQNIENRMVSLTMEDFIYQVEVPMEDVVEIKNGQRKLVTRVRIPGYVLVRMDLNEDSWSVVRHTPGVTGFVGNAHNPTPLRFEEAFNMLKSLVQVQEATPAAKGGAKGGKAAQRVIPAEVDFEIGETITIKEGSFAGLPGTINEIKPESGKLTVLVSLFERETPVELSFDQVTKL; encoded by the coding sequence TTGCCGAAGAACGAGCGCGACGACATCGACCTCGCCACCGCCGCCGAGCAGTCCTCGGAGGTCGAGGAGGCCCAAGAGGGCTCGACCCAGACGGCCGACGAGCTGTCGGTCGACTCCGCCGAGCACGACGCGATCGGCATCGAGACCGAAGAGGCACCCGGCGACGTCGTCGACCTCGACGAGCTGCTCGACTCGCTCGACGAGGCCGAGGACGAGCAGGCCGACGCGGTCGTCGACGACGCCCTCACGATCGACAGCGTCGACGAGGCCGAGGCCGCCGTCGAGGCGACGGAGGACGAGGCCGAGGAGGACGCGGCCGAGCACCAGGCCGAGGGCGACGCCGTCGCGGCGTTCGACGCCGTCACCGACATCGAGGCCGCCGAGACCGACGCTCCCGAGGGCGACGTGTCCGAGGGTGCTGCCGACGAGGCCGCCGACGACGAGGCCGCCGACGACGAGGCCGAGGTCGACCCCTACGAGGCCTTCCGCTACGAGCTCCGCGGCAAGCCCGGCAAGTGGTACGTCATCCACTCCTACGCCGGCTTCGAGCGCCGCGTGAAGCAGAACATCGAGAACCGCATGGTGTCGCTCACCATGGAGGACTTCATCTACCAGGTCGAGGTCCCGATGGAGGACGTCGTCGAGATCAAGAACGGGCAGCGCAAGCTGGTCACCCGCGTCCGCATCCCCGGCTACGTCCTGGTGCGGATGGACCTCAACGAGGACAGCTGGTCGGTCGTCCGTCACACCCCGGGTGTGACCGGCTTCGTGGGCAACGCCCACAACCCGACGCCCCTCCGCTTCGAGGAGGCCTTCAACATGCTGAAGAGCCTCGTCCAGGTCCAGGAGGCCACTCCGGCCGCCAAGGGCGGGGCGAAGGGCGGCAAGGCCGCTCAGCGCGTCATCCCGGCCGAGGTCGACTTCGAGATCGGCGAGACCATCACCATCAAGGAGGGCTCGTTCGCAGGCCTTCCCGGAACGATCAACGAGATCAAGCCCGAATCGGGTAAGCTCACCGTGCTCGTTTCGCTGTTCGAGCGCGAGACGCCGGTCGAGCTGTCGTTCGACCAGGTCACCAAGCTCTAG
- a CDS encoding Pr6Pr family membrane protein, producing MRYLFAALRLIAAVAIVIAVVAQWIESQRDPNYFFFNFFGYFTIQSNLFIATAFVILAFYGFSGRLTPPWLTVVHGATVTYMATTGVVYNLLLAGGPLGDFNVPWSNDILHRWIPLFAVLQWILFGDRSRIAWKRLWLFLIYPVVWLFVILAIRQRSFVPYPFLDIQKLGGLEVFFYCIGITAFIVAMSAIVIALSRFAILRPGAGQRTDERARVAST from the coding sequence ATGAGATACCTCTTCGCCGCTCTGCGGCTCATCGCCGCGGTCGCGATCGTGATCGCCGTCGTCGCGCAGTGGATCGAGAGTCAGCGAGACCCGAACTACTTCTTCTTCAACTTCTTCGGGTACTTCACGATCCAGAGCAACCTGTTCATCGCGACCGCCTTCGTGATCCTGGCGTTCTACGGTTTCTCGGGGCGGCTGACGCCGCCGTGGCTGACCGTCGTGCACGGCGCGACCGTCACCTACATGGCGACGACGGGGGTCGTGTACAACCTCCTCCTCGCGGGCGGCCCTCTCGGTGACTTCAACGTGCCGTGGTCGAACGACATCCTGCACCGGTGGATCCCGCTCTTCGCCGTCCTGCAGTGGATCCTGTTCGGTGACCGCTCACGCATCGCGTGGAAGCGGCTGTGGCTGTTCCTGATCTACCCGGTCGTGTGGCTGTTCGTCATCCTGGCCATCCGTCAGCGGAGCTTCGTGCCCTACCCGTTCCTCGACATCCAGAAGCTGGGCGGGCTCGAGGTGTTCTTCTACTGCATCGGGATCACGGCGTTCATCGTCGCGATGAGCGCGATCGTGATCGCGCTCAGCCGCTTCGCGATCCTGCGGCCCGGCGCCGGTCAGCGCACGGACGAGCGCGCGAGGGTCGCCAGCACCTGA
- a CDS encoding NADP-dependent oxidoreductase — protein sequence MTSTMRAVVISENGGPEVLTRAQISTPSRQGSEVLVRVVAAGVNPFDVEARNGLAGRCGSPELPAVLGCDFSGVVVQSPYAAHPLRPGQEVYGVASVPRAAGTYAEYVSVPALQVTRKPKSLSHVEAAGVPLAALTAWGVVVDVAKAHDGQRILIHAGAGGVGHFAVQFAAYFGAHVVTTGSTRNSSWLRQLGAAQVVDYTAQRFEAEVEAVDVVIDLVADPDVARRSLQVIRPGGLLIHVPVTDTTGLAEEAESAGVRFTDYAMAPDATCLAVIARLLDSGDVSVYVDDVYDLDDVADAHRLLERGHTRGKLVVKIAED from the coding sequence ATGACCAGCACCATGCGCGCGGTGGTGATCAGTGAGAACGGGGGGCCCGAGGTCCTCACCAGGGCTCAGATCTCCACGCCGAGCCGGCAGGGCTCCGAGGTGCTCGTCCGGGTCGTCGCGGCCGGGGTCAACCCGTTCGACGTCGAGGCCAGGAACGGCCTGGCCGGACGCTGTGGGAGCCCCGAGCTCCCGGCCGTCCTCGGCTGCGACTTCAGCGGCGTCGTCGTCCAGAGCCCGTACGCGGCACATCCGCTCAGGCCGGGCCAGGAGGTCTACGGCGTCGCCTCCGTCCCCCGGGCCGCCGGCACCTACGCCGAGTACGTCAGTGTGCCGGCTCTGCAGGTCACGCGGAAGCCGAAGTCGCTCTCGCACGTGGAGGCGGCGGGCGTCCCGCTCGCGGCCCTCACGGCGTGGGGTGTGGTCGTCGACGTCGCCAAGGCCCACGACGGGCAGCGGATCCTGATCCACGCCGGAGCCGGAGGCGTCGGCCACTTCGCCGTGCAGTTCGCCGCCTACTTCGGCGCCCACGTCGTGACGACAGGATCGACGAGGAACTCCAGCTGGCTCCGACAGCTCGGGGCGGCGCAAGTGGTCGACTACACCGCGCAGCGGTTCGAAGCGGAGGTCGAAGCGGTCGACGTCGTGATCGACCTCGTCGCCGACCCGGACGTCGCCCGGCGTTCACTCCAGGTCATCCGGCCCGGGGGTCTCCTGATCCACGTGCCCGTGACGGACACGACGGGGCTCGCCGAGGAGGCCGAGTCGGCAGGGGTCCGCTTCACCGACTACGCGATGGCGCCCGACGCCACCTGCCTGGCCGTCATCGCCCGGCTCCTCGACTCGGGCGACGTGTCGGTCTACGTCGACGACGTCTACGACCTCGACGACGTGGCCGACGCTCACCGCCTGCTCGAGCGCGGTCACACCCGCGGCAAGCTGGTGGTGAAGATCGCGGAGGACTGA
- a CDS encoding YqaJ viral recombinase family protein produces the protein MTLVQPTLSLWDDDVDPALVSPSAPVSSPAPVSPPAPAPRAHHGQRVLADSTDRVAWLRARSRGITATDVARLSSEAAIQAVVLDKLYGNGFRGNDYTDHGRAREPVIARWVSRNHAIEPSSLLFHSLHDERHLATPDGIAERSNGSVVLAEIKTTSKPWRSIPRSYLRQVWWQQYVLGAERTLLVWEQHVDFVPVAGPPTCRWIERDDNEIHRLVGLADQVLATLARSSVR, from the coding sequence GTGACCCTCGTGCAGCCGACGCTCTCCCTCTGGGACGACGACGTCGATCCTGCGCTGGTGTCCCCTTCTGCGCCCGTCTCCTCTCCGGCGCCGGTCTCCCCTCCTGCGCCCGCGCCCCGCGCGCACCACGGCCAGCGGGTCCTCGCCGACTCGACCGACCGCGTCGCCTGGCTCCGGGCCCGGAGCCGCGGCATCACCGCCACCGACGTGGCACGGCTCTCGAGCGAGGCCGCGATCCAGGCCGTCGTCCTCGACAAGCTCTACGGCAACGGCTTCCGCGGAAACGACTACACCGATCACGGCCGGGCCCGCGAGCCCGTCATCGCGCGGTGGGTCAGCCGCAACCACGCGATCGAGCCGAGCAGCCTGCTCTTCCACTCGCTCCACGACGAACGGCACCTGGCGACACCCGACGGGATCGCCGAGCGGTCGAACGGCAGCGTCGTGCTGGCCGAGATCAAGACGACCTCGAAGCCGTGGCGGAGCATCCCCCGCTCGTACCTCCGCCAGGTCTGGTGGCAGCAGTACGTCCTCGGAGCCGAGCGGACCCTCCTCGTGTGGGAGCAGCACGTGGACTTCGTGCCCGTGGCCGGCCCCCCGACGTGCCGCTGGATCGAGCGCGACGACAACGAGATCCACCGGCTGGTGGGCCTCGCCGATCAGGTGCTGGCGACCCTCGCGCGCTCGTCCGTGCGCTGA